Proteins from a single region of Pseudodesulfovibrio portus:
- a CDS encoding flagellin, whose product MALTDIEKSFLYTYSQQLLQQDMLTNRLFGSSAVGRDLRSLVLGDPVRATTFTNPFEQAMSGTLRADAQSVRQASRNVGEAAAMMGVARTEMATIVDALDEMEDMIDKINSGELDGTSLVVQGDFDALRDKITGAISGADYNGIAVLDSSQWDTSQIDATGNVHIQSSASGGFDITFHSVDDPSSGVNWSDLTGADLGAAGTRATQLGYVQTLKSEMESILDVYQGKEDSLQSQEIQLQSQAQLLDKAAQMRMPSDPDYSLEKLLADLVADQLGSIVDSSG is encoded by the coding sequence ATGGCTTTGACGGATATAGAAAAGAGCTTTCTCTACACCTATTCGCAGCAGTTGTTGCAGCAGGATATGCTGACCAACCGTTTGTTCGGTTCGTCCGCAGTCGGACGCGACCTGCGTAGTCTGGTGCTGGGCGATCCGGTCAGGGCCACCACCTTTACCAACCCGTTCGAGCAGGCCATGTCCGGCACGTTGCGTGCCGATGCCCAGTCGGTCCGCCAGGCCTCCCGCAACGTGGGTGAGGCGGCCGCCATGATGGGCGTGGCGCGAACCGAGATGGCGACCATCGTCGATGCCCTGGACGAGATGGAAGATATGATCGACAAGATCAACTCGGGGGAGCTGGACGGCACCAGCCTGGTTGTCCAGGGGGATTTCGACGCCTTGCGGGACAAGATAACCGGGGCCATCTCCGGGGCCGATTACAACGGCATAGCCGTGCTGGACAGCTCCCAGTGGGACACCAGCCAGATCGATGCCACCGGCAACGTGCACATCCAGTCCAGCGCAAGCGGAGGCTTCGATATTACCTTCCATTCCGTCGATGATCCGTCGAGCGGCGTGAACTGGTCGGATCTGACCGGAGCCGACCTCGGCGCGGCAGGGACGCGGGCGACTCAACTCGGCTACGTGCAGACCCTCAAGAGCGAGATGGAGTCGATTCTGGACGTGTACCAGGGCAAGGAGGACTCCCTCCAGTCCCAGGAAATACAGCTCCAGAGCCAGGCCCAGTTGCTCGACAAGGCCGCCCAGATGCGCATGCCGTCCGATCCGGACTATTCCCTGGAAAAACTCCTGGCCGATCTCGTGGCCGACCAGCTCGGCAGCATCGTGGACAGTTCAGGGTAG
- a CDS encoding metal-dependent hydrolase: MPDYRGHLAGGLFFGVMGVVGAILLGWMVFDPLMAAGLIGFCLLGALFPDVDTNSKGQNLYYAVFVAMDLGLIMRGLYVWAAWFGLFSMLPAVGSHRGWTHTWWAMLLVPIPILAIPLFMQAENAIMVFLPFYAAFATGYFSHLILDGKFK, translated from the coding sequence ATGCCTGATTATCGCGGACACCTTGCCGGAGGACTCTTTTTCGGCGTCATGGGCGTGGTTGGGGCCATCCTGCTCGGTTGGATGGTCTTTGACCCCCTGATGGCCGCCGGTTTGATCGGATTCTGCCTGCTCGGGGCGCTGTTCCCGGATGTGGATACCAATTCCAAGGGGCAGAATCTCTATTACGCGGTGTTCGTGGCCATGGACCTGGGCCTGATCATGCGCGGGCTGTATGTCTGGGCCGCCTGGTTCGGGCTTTTTTCCATGCTGCCGGCAGTGGGATCACACCGGGGATGGACGCACACATGGTGGGCCATGCTGCTTGTGCCGATCCCCATCCTGGCCATTCCGCTCTTCATGCAGGCGGAAAATGCGATAATGGTCTTTCTGCCGTTCTATGCGGCCTTTGCGACAGGCTACTTCTCCCATCTGATCCTGGATGGGAAATTCAAGTAA
- a CDS encoding chemotaxis protein CheW: protein MIDEALKDINQFLTFTLGKEIFALDIGTVREVLELTSITKIPRTPKFMRGVINLRGHAVPVVDMRLKLGMSQGEDTVDTCIIIVEIEFEGEFTIMGALVDSVREVFEMTPDTIEPAPKMGAAINAEYIKGMGRQNDQFIIIIDINKIFSAEELAMAKELAGLGGGAEQAPAEEAHAAESAAAPA from the coding sequence ATGATTGATGAAGCGTTGAAGGATATCAATCAATTTTTGACCTTTACCTTGGGCAAGGAAATCTTCGCTCTCGACATCGGCACGGTGCGCGAGGTCCTGGAACTGACCTCCATCACCAAAATCCCGAGGACCCCGAAGTTCATGCGCGGCGTCATCAATCTGCGCGGGCATGCCGTGCCCGTCGTGGACATGCGTCTCAAGCTGGGAATGAGCCAGGGCGAGGATACGGTGGACACCTGCATCATCATCGTGGAGATCGAATTCGAAGGCGAATTCACGATCATGGGCGCGTTGGTCGATTCGGTGCGCGAAGTCTTCGAGATGACCCCGGACACCATCGAGCCGGCTCCCAAGATGGGCGCGGCCATCAATGCCGAGTACATCAAGGGCATGGGTCGTCAGAACGACCAGTTCATCATCATCATCGACATCAACAAGATATTCTCCGCAGAGGAGCTGGCCATGGCCAAGGAACTGGCCGGGCTGGGCGGCGGAGCCGAGCAGGCCCCGGCCGAAGAAGCCCATGCCGCAGAATCCGCTGCGGCACCCGCTTAG
- a CDS encoding SufB/SufD family protein, protein MSKVDLKDFNFDGVSQAAIADLNELSQEDKDQLLMAGVVTDLSTRSATFLQMDQSSVHCQSKDDNVEIMDIKDALKKYDGLKEYFWTQVDPDKDEYTREAHDNLHGGYFIRVKAGAKIKDPIQSCLMLKSEQVGQNVHNIVIIEEGAEAHIITGCSVAHGTKAGAHLGISEFFVKKNASLTFTMVHNWSDSVAVRPRSAGVVEEGGKFLSNYVLLKPVKDLQMYPSIELNGSDSVARFNSVVVATEGSLLDMGNRVIMNAPNTRCEIIARTISSGGTIINRGHIAAHHVPSKGHLECQGLILGGGRIWAIPELDGTEEGVELSHEASVGKIAQEEIEYLMARGLDEDEATSTIVRGFLNTDIMGLPERLQKEIDKQIEELQSSDAM, encoded by the coding sequence ATGAGCAAAGTCGATCTGAAAGATTTCAATTTTGACGGGGTGAGCCAGGCAGCCATCGCCGACCTGAACGAATTGTCCCAGGAGGACAAGGATCAGCTCCTCATGGCGGGGGTGGTCACGGACCTGTCGACCCGTTCCGCCACATTCCTGCAGATGGATCAGTCCTCGGTGCACTGTCAGTCCAAGGACGACAACGTCGAGATCATGGACATCAAGGACGCCCTGAAGAAATACGACGGACTCAAGGAGTATTTCTGGACCCAGGTGGACCCGGACAAGGACGAATACACCCGTGAGGCCCACGACAACCTGCACGGCGGGTACTTCATCCGCGTCAAGGCCGGCGCCAAGATCAAGGACCCTATTCAGTCCTGTCTGATGCTCAAGTCCGAGCAGGTGGGCCAGAACGTCCACAACATCGTGATCATCGAAGAGGGCGCCGAAGCGCATATCATTACCGGCTGTTCCGTGGCCCACGGCACCAAGGCCGGTGCCCACCTCGGCATTTCCGAATTTTTCGTCAAGAAAAACGCTTCGTTGACCTTTACCATGGTGCATAACTGGTCCGATAGCGTCGCGGTCCGACCGCGTTCCGCGGGTGTGGTCGAGGAGGGCGGTAAATTCTTGAGCAACTACGTGCTGCTCAAGCCGGTCAAGGATCTGCAGATGTACCCCTCCATCGAGTTGAACGGCTCGGATTCCGTGGCCCGCTTCAATTCAGTGGTTGTGGCCACCGAAGGTTCCCTCCTGGACATGGGCAACCGTGTGATCATGAACGCCCCGAACACCCGGTGTGAGATCATCGCCCGAACCATCTCCTCGGGCGGCACCATAATCAACCGGGGCCACATCGCCGCCCACCACGTCCCGAGCAAGGGACACCTGGAATGTCAGGGCCTGATACTCGGCGGCGGACGTATCTGGGCCATTCCCGAGTTGGACGGCACCGAGGAGGGTGTGGAGCTCTCCCACGAGGCTTCCGTGGGCAAGATCGCCCAGGAGGAAATCGAATATCTCATGGCCCGCGGCCTGGATGAGGACGAGGCGACTTCCACCATCGTACGCGGCTTCCTGAACACCGACATCATGGGACTGCCCGAAAGGCTTCAAAAGGAAATAGACAAGCAGATCGAGGAATTGCAGTCATCCGACGCAATGTAA
- a CDS encoding glycosyltransferase family 4 protein, protein MKILLLDLGKIMRGGQRQVFYLARHLTRTPGFSPLVAVPKNAPLISLVQEAEIPFVTLPSSSDYNPLNTLKLRSIIKTFKPDIVHTNDAKGASLAAFAKKMSGSAFKLVHSRRVSYRLKPGWSKKKYLHGDAVVAVSREIEEVLISCGIPKEKTSTIHSGIDASMYPTESRKHPVLTIGAVGALSEQKGFEVLIEALGHLKDNQSMPDWQCMIAGDGPLRHELKLLAEKLDLARSILFLGYRDSREVLPEMDILTIPSIDGEGSNAVIKEGWATQTPVITSDLPSNLELVTHEHDGLVFSNKDARELASAIVRLVNDPELAHRMVENGSESVMRYTDQTMAEQYIALYGRLLNHPA, encoded by the coding sequence GTGAAAATACTGCTTCTAGACCTGGGTAAGATCATGCGCGGCGGCCAACGGCAGGTTTTCTACCTGGCCCGACACCTGACGCGTACCCCCGGCTTCTCGCCACTGGTGGCAGTGCCCAAAAACGCCCCGCTCATCAGCCTGGTCCAGGAGGCCGAGATTCCCTTTGTAACGCTGCCTTCATCCAGTGATTACAATCCGTTGAACACACTAAAGCTGCGCAGCATCATCAAAACCTTCAAACCGGACATCGTGCATACCAATGACGCCAAGGGCGCTTCCCTGGCGGCCTTTGCAAAAAAGATGTCCGGCTCCGCATTCAAACTGGTCCACAGCCGCCGTGTCTCCTATCGGCTCAAACCGGGCTGGAGCAAAAAGAAATATTTGCACGGCGACGCAGTAGTCGCGGTCAGCCGTGAAATTGAAGAGGTGCTGATATCCTGTGGAATTCCCAAGGAAAAAACCAGCACCATCCACAGCGGCATCGACGCCTCCATGTACCCCACGGAAAGCCGCAAGCACCCGGTCCTGACCATCGGAGCCGTGGGCGCACTCAGTGAACAGAAAGGGTTCGAGGTACTCATCGAGGCCCTGGGTCATCTCAAGGACAATCAGTCCATGCCGGACTGGCAGTGCATGATCGCCGGGGACGGCCCGCTCAGACATGAACTGAAGCTGCTGGCCGAAAAACTCGACCTGGCGCGGTCCATCCTGTTCCTGGGCTATCGCGACAGCCGAGAAGTCCTGCCGGAAATGGATATTCTGACCATCCCGTCCATCGACGGCGAGGGCTCCAATGCGGTCATCAAGGAAGGCTGGGCCACACAGACACCTGTCATCACATCCGATCTGCCGTCCAACCTCGAACTCGTCACCCATGAGCACGACGGCCTGGTCTTCTCCAACAAAGACGCCAGGGAACTCGCCTCAGCCATCGTCCGCTTGGTCAACGACCCGGAACTGGCTCACAGGATGGTGGAAAACGGTTCTGAGTCGGTCATGCGCTACACGGACCAGACCATGGCCGAGCAGTACATCGCCCTGTATGGCCGTCTGCTGAATCACCCGGCCTGA
- the ilvN gene encoding acetolactate synthase small subunit encodes MCKQTVIELSVRNHPGVMSHICGLFARRAYNVEGIACMPVNGGGTSRIWLLVNADQRLDQMLKQVDKLQDVLGVERHDGGHAVFAKMSEFVQ; translated from the coding sequence ATGTGTAAGCAGACCGTCATCGAACTGTCCGTGAGGAATCATCCGGGCGTCATGTCGCATATCTGCGGCCTGTTCGCCCGCCGGGCCTACAATGTGGAGGGCATCGCCTGCATGCCGGTCAACGGCGGCGGCACCAGCCGCATCTGGCTGCTGGTCAACGCTGATCAGCGCCTCGACCAGATGCTCAAGCAGGTGGACAAGCTGCAGGACGTGCTCGGCGTGGAACGGCATGACGGTGGTCACGCTGTATTTGCCAAGATGTCCGAATTCGTTCAATAA
- a CDS encoding Smr/MutS family protein, whose amino-acid sequence MAKKRITDLGDLKQIKFKKEKEDIYSLPYEKKNEAPEEKVNPPDAPRDEEIFLNAMQGVEKMDGSSGRQVAPSPEAPKQPAISPEDETRRDLDRFMRGEIEFELEYTDEFLYGYVRGLDIKTFQQLKSGSLSVSAHLDLHGMTQDQAQESLLFFIKESYLQNYRCVLVVTGRGRNSPGGLGVLRSEVGTWLTRDPLRRVVLAFCTAQPKDGGAGAVYVLLRKQKKTQGKVRWDIFTRSD is encoded by the coding sequence ATGGCTAAAAAGCGTATAACCGATCTAGGCGATCTCAAGCAGATCAAGTTCAAGAAGGAAAAAGAGGACATCTATTCCCTTCCTTACGAAAAGAAAAATGAGGCTCCTGAGGAGAAAGTCAACCCCCCGGATGCACCTCGGGATGAGGAAATCTTCCTGAACGCCATGCAGGGCGTCGAAAAGATGGACGGCAGCTCCGGACGCCAGGTCGCTCCGTCTCCGGAAGCCCCCAAGCAACCGGCGATTTCGCCGGAAGACGAAACCCGCCGCGACCTCGACCGTTTCATGCGCGGGGAGATCGAATTCGAACTCGAATACACGGACGAGTTCCTCTACGGATACGTGCGCGGCCTGGACATCAAGACCTTCCAGCAGCTCAAATCCGGCTCCCTGAGCGTGTCCGCGCACCTCGACCTGCACGGCATGACCCAGGATCAGGCACAGGAGAGCCTTCTCTTCTTCATCAAGGAAAGCTACCTGCAAAACTACCGCTGCGTCCTGGTAGTCACGGGCAGGGGCCGCAATTCACCGGGCGGTCTAGGAGTCCTCCGCTCCGAGGTGGGCACCTGGCTGACCCGGGACCCGCTCAGACGGGTTGTCCTCGCCTTCTGCACCGCCCAGCCCAAGGACGGCGGCGCAGGGGCCGTATACGTACTGCTCAGGAAACAAAAAAAGACCCAGGGCAAAGTGCGATGGGACATTTTCACCCGGTCCGACTAG
- the sucD gene encoding succinate--CoA ligase subunit alpha: MLLNEHKSKQLFDKAGVPVPEGVAVFPGEEDSFKTDLPLPWFLKSQVLTGGRGKAGGILRIDDTNDFPQTARALFDLEIRGQRVPFIRVEPGAAIAREFYLSLTVSRERRCILLSVGREGGVEIENLGADNLLVQEIRLPGGLAPNQIRAAFFHLGLEKEQLKDFAALLTSLFNGMLDNGLLMAEINPLIITPDNEFVALDGKVEIDDNYADLDPGMEAFYQREHATPEENTARDAGLSFVKLPGWVGLMVNGAGLAMATMDLLNFSQLSASNFLDLGGAADQKRMQTGLELLFDDRQVKAIFINLFGGILSCEKVALAMKGALGGASPKKPIVVRMSGKDAESGLRILKDLGVDNLHMAKDMQSAITILETLKPADAAVIDFPTPMDRPAGGKPADCGYRSNATFGIDRDTPILVQGITGREGQLHTRLMQEYGANIVAGVTPFKGGQEVLGVPVYNSIAEAKRAHDIGASIIFVPPRMAADAVAEAAFNEIPWAVCITEGIVQHDMLAVFEQIKHSPTRVVGPNTPGIIVPGQTKIGILPTMPFTPGPVAVLSRSGTLTYEVADRLTAANIGQSLCVGIGGDPFIGVSFVDMFEMIRNHDETKAVVVLGEIGGRAEENLADYVMETGFDKPVISFIAGQTAPPGKRLGHAGAILEKSGGIESKLLTMSKAGFAICPSLETVAITTANALK; the protein is encoded by the coding sequence ATGCTGCTGAATGAACATAAGAGCAAACAACTTTTCGACAAGGCCGGTGTCCCCGTGCCGGAAGGCGTGGCCGTCTTCCCGGGAGAGGAAGACAGCTTCAAGACCGACCTTCCATTGCCCTGGTTCCTGAAATCACAAGTGCTTACCGGCGGTCGCGGCAAAGCCGGCGGCATTCTGCGCATTGACGATACAAACGACTTCCCTCAGACGGCGCGTGCCCTCTTCGATCTTGAAATACGGGGCCAACGCGTCCCGTTCATCCGGGTTGAACCAGGCGCGGCCATTGCCCGTGAATTCTACCTCTCCCTGACCGTTTCCAGGGAACGCCGGTGCATCCTGCTCAGCGTGGGCCGTGAAGGCGGCGTGGAAATCGAAAACCTCGGTGCGGACAACCTGCTGGTACAGGAAATCAGGTTACCCGGCGGCCTGGCCCCCAACCAGATCAGGGCCGCCTTCTTCCACCTCGGCCTGGAAAAGGAACAACTCAAGGATTTCGCCGCCCTGTTGACCTCCCTGTTCAACGGCATGCTCGACAACGGCCTGCTCATGGCCGAGATCAACCCCCTGATCATCACGCCTGACAATGAATTCGTGGCCCTGGACGGCAAGGTGGAAATCGACGACAACTACGCCGACCTCGATCCCGGGATGGAGGCCTTCTACCAACGCGAACATGCCACTCCGGAAGAAAACACCGCTCGCGACGCCGGGCTTTCCTTCGTAAAGCTGCCCGGCTGGGTAGGCCTGATGGTCAACGGAGCCGGTTTGGCCATGGCCACCATGGATCTGCTCAACTTTTCCCAACTCTCGGCCTCAAATTTCCTTGATCTGGGCGGCGCAGCCGATCAGAAGCGCATGCAGACCGGGCTGGAACTCCTCTTCGACGACCGTCAGGTGAAAGCAATTTTCATCAATTTGTTCGGGGGGATACTCTCCTGCGAGAAGGTCGCCCTGGCCATGAAAGGCGCACTCGGCGGCGCATCCCCGAAAAAACCCATTGTGGTCCGCATGTCCGGTAAAGACGCGGAATCCGGACTGCGCATCCTCAAGGATTTGGGAGTCGACAACCTGCACATGGCAAAGGACATGCAGTCGGCCATCACCATTCTGGAGACCCTCAAGCCCGCCGACGCTGCTGTGATAGACTTCCCCACGCCCATGGACCGGCCCGCAGGCGGGAAGCCTGCGGATTGCGGCTACCGGTCCAACGCCACCTTCGGCATCGACAGGGACACACCCATCCTGGTGCAGGGCATAACCGGCCGCGAAGGCCAGCTCCACACCCGCCTGATGCAGGAATACGGCGCCAACATCGTGGCCGGAGTCACTCCGTTCAAGGGCGGCCAGGAAGTGCTCGGCGTGCCCGTCTACAATTCCATCGCCGAGGCCAAGCGGGCTCACGACATCGGGGCCAGCATCATTTTTGTCCCGCCTCGCATGGCGGCGGACGCCGTGGCCGAAGCCGCATTCAACGAAATCCCTTGGGCCGTGTGCATCACCGAAGGCATCGTCCAGCACGACATGCTGGCGGTTTTCGAGCAGATCAAGCACTCTCCCACCCGGGTGGTCGGGCCCAACACGCCCGGTATCATCGTACCCGGCCAGACCAAGATCGGCATCCTGCCCACCATGCCGTTCACTCCAGGCCCGGTGGCCGTGCTCTCCCGCAGCGGCACCCTGACCTACGAGGTGGCGGATCGGCTCACCGCAGCAAATATCGGCCAGTCACTGTGCGTGGGCATCGGCGGCGACCCGTTCATCGGTGTGAGTTTCGTGGACATGTTTGAAATGATTCGCAATCATGACGAAACCAAAGCGGTGGTCGTGCTCGGCGAGATCGGCGGACGGGCAGAAGAAAATCTGGCCGATTACGTGATGGAAACCGGCTTCGACAAGCCGGTAATCTCCTTCATAGCGGGCCAGACCGCGCCTCCGGGCAAACGTCTTGGCCACGCCGGGGCCATCCTGGAAAAAAGCGGAGGCATCGAGTCAAAGCTCCTGACCATGAGCAAGGCCGGATTCGCCATCTGCCCCAGCCTGGAAACCGTGGCGATTACAACCGCCAATGCGTTGAAATAA
- a CDS encoding RHS repeat domain-containing protein, whose amino-acid sequence MPPYSYQLRHDRNGRIIEKQETVAGKSVTWKYSYDKEGRLFEAHLDGRLICQCLYDSQGRRIRDYLPATAGPSYRDYQYTMDNRLLRAGNNTYTHDDNGFRSIWSNGGTYHLYEYAPDYRLLKMEVEDQNRVYTYHHDDDGQRAAKYFNGKLVEAYQWLDFIRLGAFHDGHMGYTFDYADNARIPSAIRREDGAVFTLHYDQVGSLRVVADAHGNMIKEVLYDPFGGIIEDTNPSFRIPFGFAGGLHDRDLGFVRFGWRDYDVNTSRWTTPDPIGDKGGDPDWYGYCLDDPVNGVDPLGLTSFNDFIDDSALLLKEKLSWRDVYVWRANEGACQQCSRLDGTLQEDADVESKRPHPNCKCTIEVCREGLESDDWQHAYEREPHYEVYIKASNLTGAAAIASWKRVTPVVERKACRRVRICPSEGKTILEEKTLYRETNQHETQTTRATCWVGRGDASEPGICTANNPWTGETAVVER is encoded by the coding sequence ATGCCCCCCTATTCATACCAATTGCGGCACGACCGGAACGGTCGAATCATTGAGAAACAGGAAACCGTGGCCGGAAAATCCGTTACCTGGAAATACTCCTACGACAAGGAAGGCCGCCTTTTCGAGGCGCACCTGGACGGCAGGCTGATCTGCCAGTGCCTCTACGACAGCCAAGGCCGCCGCATCCGGGACTACCTGCCCGCCACCGCCGGGCCGAGCTACCGCGACTATCAGTACACCATGGACAACCGTCTGCTCCGCGCGGGCAACAACACGTACACCCACGACGACAACGGGTTCCGCTCCATCTGGTCGAACGGCGGCACGTACCATCTGTACGAGTACGCGCCGGACTATCGCCTGCTCAAGATGGAGGTGGAAGACCAAAATCGTGTCTACACCTACCACCACGATGATGACGGCCAGCGGGCAGCCAAATATTTCAACGGCAAACTCGTCGAGGCCTACCAATGGCTTGACTTCATCAGGCTTGGCGCGTTCCACGACGGGCACATGGGTTATACGTTCGACTACGCGGATAACGCGCGGATTCCCTCGGCCATACGCCGCGAAGACGGTGCCGTATTCACCCTGCACTACGACCAGGTCGGGTCCCTGCGCGTTGTTGCCGATGCACACGGCAACATGATAAAGGAGGTCCTGTACGATCCATTCGGCGGCATCATCGAGGACACCAATCCGAGCTTCCGCATACCCTTCGGCTTTGCGGGCGGACTGCATGACCGCGATTTGGGGTTCGTCCGTTTTGGTTGGCGTGACTACGACGTGAACACCAGTCGGTGGACCACGCCTGATCCCATTGGGGATAAAGGCGGTGATCCGGATTGGTATGGGTATTGTCTGGATGATCCGGTGAATGGGGTGGACCCGCTGGGGCTTACCAGCTTCAACGATTTTATTGACGACTCAGCGCTGTTGTTGAAGGAAAAGCTCAGCTGGCGGGATGTTTATGTTTGGCGAGCCAACGAAGGTGCATGTCAACAATGTTCCCGCCTTGATGGGACGCTGCAAGAAGATGCCGACGTTGAATCCAAAAGGCCACACCCAAATTGCAAATGTACAATTGAAGTTTGTCGGGAAGGCCTGGAAAGCGATGATTGGCAACATGCGTATGAACGTGAGCCGCATTACGAAGTATATATCAAAGCCTCCAATCTGACGGGCGCCGCCGCAATAGCAAGTTGGAAACGCGTTACCCCGGTGGTGGAAAGAAAAGCATGTCGACGCGTCAGAATTTGCCCCTCAGAAGGTAAAACCATTTTGGAAGAAAAAACACTCTATAGAGAAACGAATCAACATGAAACACAAACGACAAGAGCAACCTGCTGGGTTGGCCGGGGAGATGCCTCGGAACCTGGAATTTGTACTGCGAATAATCCTTGGACAGGTGAAACGGCAGTTGTTGAGCGGTAA
- a CDS encoding ABC transporter ATP-binding protein, with amino-acid sequence MLTIEDLHVNIGDKEVLKGINLQINEGETFILFGPNGSGKTSLLMSLMGFGGYEVTKGRIIFKGKDITDAPMYERARLGLGMSFQRPPTIHGLRTRHLVQMCSRKGNVNPDLLAETVNMTEFLDRDINAGFSGGEIKRSELLQLMAQQPDLVLFDEPESGVDMENMQLVGKVARDVLDGNFDLAPDLATDLSLKERKAQTKTAGLIITHTGYILDYVNADRGQVLYQGHLCCEGRPRDILDHIRQHGYQECVRCMN; translated from the coding sequence ATGCTGACCATAGAAGACCTGCATGTCAACATTGGCGATAAAGAGGTCCTCAAGGGGATCAATCTCCAAATAAATGAAGGGGAAACGTTCATCCTCTTCGGACCCAACGGTTCCGGTAAGACCTCCTTGCTCATGTCGCTCATGGGCTTTGGCGGATACGAGGTGACCAAGGGTAGGATCATATTCAAGGGCAAGGATATCACCGACGCCCCCATGTATGAGCGTGCCCGGCTGGGGCTGGGCATGTCCTTTCAGCGTCCCCCGACCATCCACGGCCTGCGAACCCGCCATCTGGTGCAGATGTGTTCCCGCAAGGGCAACGTGAACCCCGACCTGCTGGCCGAGACCGTGAACATGACCGAATTTCTCGACCGTGACATCAATGCGGGATTTTCCGGCGGCGAGATTAAGCGGTCAGAGTTGCTTCAGTTGATGGCCCAGCAGCCGGACCTCGTGCTCTTTGACGAGCCCGAATCCGGCGTGGACATGGAAAACATGCAACTGGTCGGCAAGGTTGCCCGTGACGTGCTGGACGGCAATTTCGATCTGGCCCCGGATTTGGCCACGGATCTGAGTCTCAAGGAGCGCAAGGCGCAGACCAAGACCGCAGGGCTGATCATCACCCATACCGGGTACATCCTGGACTACGTCAACGCCGATCGCGGCCAGGTTCTGTATCAGGGCCACCTGTGTTGTGAGGGCCGTCCCAGGGACATCCTGGATCATATCCGCCAGCACGGCTACCAGGAATGCGTTCGCTGCATGAACTAG
- a CDS encoding TetR/AcrR family transcriptional regulator, producing the protein MTKKEKILSAAQETFARCGYAGTTMKMVAEQAGVASGLVFHYYDSKENLFMVAGSELIDTMIAVLREKTADCRNGCEGLGALVKAYLDFTVENEKTFPTVIRCSPFSDDNPDLDREKIGAKFRQLIDLIEEFLRKGIEDGSINDLPVVQTAFLIYGNIVGAVRTRFLTPYKVPDLYEECRRFVMNSVCA; encoded by the coding sequence ATGACCAAGAAAGAGAAAATTCTGTCGGCAGCCCAGGAGACGTTCGCTCGGTGCGGATACGCCGGAACCACCATGAAGATGGTGGCCGAACAGGCTGGGGTGGCTTCGGGATTGGTCTTTCATTACTATGATTCCAAGGAGAACTTGTTCATGGTGGCGGGCAGTGAGCTCATCGATACCATGATCGCAGTGCTTCGGGAAAAGACCGCAGACTGCAGGAACGGCTGCGAAGGGTTGGGAGCTTTGGTCAAAGCGTATCTCGACTTCACCGTGGAGAACGAGAAGACCTTTCCCACGGTTATCCGCTGTTCACCGTTCAGCGACGACAACCCGGACCTGGATCGGGAAAAGATCGGCGCAAAATTCAGGCAGCTCATCGACCTGATCGAGGAGTTCCTGCGCAAGGGGATCGAAGACGGTTCCATCAACGACCTGCCTGTGGTCCAGACAGCTTTCCTCATTTACGGCAATATCGTCGGCGCGGTCCGTACCCGCTTCCTAACTCCGTACAAAGTTCCCGATTTATATGAAGAATGCAGACGCTTTGTCATGAACAGCGTGTGCGCCTAG